The region aacaaaaagcaaaagctGCTTTTTTGTAGAAAGTTTCCCCAGGAAGGGGCCCCGGGTTGCAGCCAGTTTGGAGTCGTCCAGCACTATGCGATGTGTTGCCTTTGTTGAGCATCGTCGCTGACTAGCAGCAGTTGCTTCTGCTTCTacagtatctgtatcttcgGCTGGCTGGcgctgtatctgtatctccaagtgtatctgtatctgtttcTGCCTCTTTCCCTGTCTTTCGGCCTGGCTTTGGCTTTAGCTTcagctctggctctggctttgGCTTGGCAGCTCGCTTCTGCCGCTGCTACGACACGAATATTAATAGGTGAAAGTTGTTGCTTCGtttcttcgtttttctttCTCGTTGACGCCGCAGTCGCAGTTGGCGTCGCTGCTTCTGCCGCCGTCGCGGCCACTTCTACGGCAATGAAAAAAAGATCCCTTTTCGGGTGCAGAATTTATGTTTCCTGGGAGACATCCAGTAATTTCTCCACACTGCTAGATGGGCAAATCTTAAAAGACACTGGAAAAATAGCCTTGACACCtagtgattttttaaaatatttttaaaaattacaaactattttaatattaataatattaaaggtgtgacattttttttcaatttagaAGCATagcaaattttgttttatgtatttaaataggtatttattaatttacaaaaatttgatccTTTAATGAagacaaatttaaatttattaaaattaaaaagatacTGTTTTATCTGGTTGGGACCTTCAAAAATACGGCTTAATAGATACTtattaattttacaaaaagttaaaaatttgaaaaaaaaaaaaatgaaataaatatgtaaaactAAAGTCTAAAAAACAAGTTATATATTCCCAATAAGATACAAAACCTTTTTCCTCCCAAAACTCCCCTAATGCAAGTATCCTATCCCATTTTCTTTCTCTGTGGGTGAATGTTGCTGTTTGGCTTTGGGTCCTGTCATAAGCTGACCCACTTTGTGGCGCATTTCATTGCCATGCAAATGGTTTGGAGCGCAAACCAGAAGTGCATATCCCTAAGAGCGCAGCCTTCAAGCCTGTttaccaccaccaccgcctcAATACGTCGGCACCTCAGTGCCTGACAAGCTGACTGCCACTTACCATTGCCATTCCCACAAAGGCACAGTTTCTTTCTGTTTCTGTCGTTTtggcattttcatttccattataATTAAGCGCTTACATAACCGCAGTTTGTTTACAAACTCGGCTGGGCAGGTTCGCGTTCGTTTCGAGTTCAATGTCCCATCGCTGGGTCTGCGGATTGCAACAGTTCCTGCGCCGCGACGCGTGTGGATCTCTCTCGAACTCGAACTcggggcgtatacgcaatatcACATCATATCTTTGCTTCTGCTCTAGGGCCTGTTCGATTTCAGTTTCGATGTTGGGCTCTGCACACACATATTTACAAATAGTTagtttcataaatatttaccatGCTTTTCGGCTGGCACACGCAATTATCGGGAGTGACGCATGGGATTTTCGGTTGGCCAAAAAATCGATGCCAAAACAACTGAAGTACATAACAAGAAAATAGTTTAATAGCTCGGCGTTGGCGAGCGAAGTGTTGGAGGGGAATTGGAATTGGTTTTGGAGTTGGAGGTTGCCCAATAATTCCGTTAGATGATAATAAACCGCTACAAATTATTTGGCCCACCGACATACATCAATTtcttcagtttcagtttcgatttcggtttctgtttctttttcggttttctattttcgcCCGGTATGGCCATTATGCAACATACCTATATCTTGTCATTCGTCGCGAAGCCCATAGGAAAGTCACCGGCGATGCTATCGGCCTGGGCAGCATCAGATCAGCAGATGATCAGCAGATCTtgaaagtgaaaagcgagTGGCTTTAGTACCCGATGCCATCGCAATAAGTGCCCCATTAGACACCGCTCACTCGGCGCTTTCTACCCTGAACCTGCGtgaatttttcacatttttattttcattttcggaGCCGTCTTCCTAGTTCGACACGTAGCCAAGTGTTATGCAATTGCTTATTAATTCTTTTATAATGCCTGCTTTGTGGGTTAGTGCTTTTTCGGCCGCCGTTTAATTGGCCAAGCAAGACGTGTGATAGAAGTGCTGCTGAAAGCCAGGAAACGGCGCTTCAGATCGAGCATTTGAATGCGAGTGGCTGGAGGCAGATGTGGCCACTGGCCAGGCTAAATGCCTTTATGCAATCCGGCCAAAAGACTCTTGGCCTGGCAACCGAAAACGTAACTGCCCAGCGGGCTCGCGAGCACAAAGCCAGTGATCGATAGTCTGGCCAAAGAAACAACGAGAAAATAAACACATTTCCCCCGCTGGAGTTgcaattaattcgaaattatcTGTAGAATCGCGCCAGCCGCAGACATGATTGTTCGCCAAAAAAGAAATGAGAGAAAAATGAAGCATTTGTATTTCGCACGCGGAGAAAGAaatgcttaattttatttttacatccCCCATTCATCGGCTGTTTCTTCGCAGCTCTGTATATTAcctttctttctttctgtgcGACGGACTACCGCAACAGTGGCGCCCTCTATGCAGCCCTCTCTTTCGCACGCGGTTGcatatttcttctttttttcgcATTTGCTCCACTCTTTATTAGAACTTTCACTTTAGGTCCGCTTCAATTGGGGCCTCTTTTTTATCGCTTTTCTCGCCTTTCGGCTGGAATTGAATAATAGGTGGCGAGGCAGAGGTGACCCAGAAAGTGAAGATGCTGAGATGTCCAATCAGTGCTGATGAGTAATAGTTTCCCGGCACAAAGTGGGCTGTCTCGGGCCCTCAATAGAAAGTTACCAAACTAAGTTCGCCAACGTTGTGCCAGGGCACAACCACAAGTCATCTCATTTTCGAGTGGATAATTGCAGGCGAGGGCGCAGAAATGATCCAGAAACTGCGAGtggcaaaaataaatcataaaaagcAGAAACATTTCGACTATCGTGTGTGGGGAAGGTTAAGTTTTTATGTAAGATGccacaatttaatttgatttttattttcttggcTGGCGGACAAGATATCTTGAGGTTCGCCAACGTCAACAatagttttaataaatgatttgttgttttgaatatttttcggGTTTTTTCGCCATCGCTTTGAAGCTTTGTTTCAGTATCTAGCCCAAAGTATCTGCAGCACGTAATGCCAtgcgtatgtatgtatgtatccATGAGGTATATACCCCGATGTAGGAGTGTGTGTTGGCTCTTACCGCTATTTACATTAACATTAgagctttttttgttttctttctttgtGCTGCTGCCGCTTCTGACAGCGCAAAGTGAAAGTTTTCGGGGCTGTAAGTTGTGAGTGTGTTGAGCCGAGCCAAGTCGACTCGACTCGAGCTAAGCCCACGAATCGTGCGAACGCACCGAAATCAGGTGGCCATAACTGCTCACGACGATGGGCCAGCCTCGATAAGAATATTAATGCGTGTCGAGGGACTGAAATCAAAAGTGATTTCCTCAGTGACACATAAACACGGTCTTCTCACTTTCAAGTAATGCCCAACTCATTAGCCTTAGGCGTTAAATCACCGCCGCAATTATGGTAAGTGTTTGCAGCTAGCCATGGCACACAGAAATCGCTCAGCCGCCCTGTTGCACAGCCAGAGTCGAGGTAGAAAATATTCAGCAGCACTCTACTCGACGCCAAGTGCATGGCAAACAGCGGAGAGAAAAATCTTTTGTAAAAGTTCATAAACCTTCTCGCGAACAATGAGACTTTTTCGGCTTCTGCAAATTGTGCAGCCAGCAGTTGGAAAATCAAAAGCAAAGGCAACTGCATACTGCATACTGCCTGCTGCATACATGAAAAGCTAAACTGAAAAATTTTCCCAACGAAAGGCAGAGAAATGCACAAAGCGGGAgcgcataaaaaatatttttcctaaaTTACTTCTGACGATGTCGAGGATAATGATAATTGCCATGATGATCGTAATGccaatgatgatgatgttgctgGTCATGATTATTATATGTAGTGCGGAATTTCCACAGTCGGTTAGCGTACATTCAACTGCAAAATGGAAAAGCAGAAAGCACAAAGAGAAAAGCCCGCTGGCGAAAGATAGAAAATTCCCCAGCAACAAGTTGCCTCGCTCGAAATCCACGACTCTGTCAGTTTTTCGACTCGACTTTATATCATCCGAGgctttcccgctttcccgcttttccagcCCATTAGCAACTGCACATTGCACACTGCTGGTCTCTCGTCTTTGTTTGGCTTTGACTTTCTTCTAGGTTTTCGCTGGAAAAATCATAACAAACAAGAGTGTTTCTTTTACCGTTCGCCCGCTGGTTACGGCTATCTCCAGACTCATTTGTGCATCATTTGGGAGAAAGTAAAAGCCAAGAATTAAATGCCACTAGCCGTTGGCTGAAGTCGGAGCTGTGGCTAAAGCCTGGTCGATGACTTACACGGTAAGTGCGGCCACAACCGCCGACTGCCgcacggggcgtatgcgcaTTATGGCCGCTGGTCTCTGGTCTCCAGACTCTGGCGTGCGGAGAAAACACCGAAAGAAATGCAGCGGCAGAAGAAAAGCCAACTGAAACTGCATCTGGGATGGAAAGCCACACGATGCTCGGCTACAATTTCATTGCAATCGCATTCGGATTCGAATTGGGAGTCTGGTTACCTTGGCTTTTGCCCAAGTTGAGACTCAAGTGAATTCTTGTCTGCCTTTTTCCAGTGACTTTGACCTTTGCATCATGGATGCTTTTTACTATTTTAACAGACCTAGTTTAAAGTTCCAAGGGTAAAAATACTTTGACGAAACTCCAGAAGAATTGGACCACTCTTTCCTCTTTGGAATTGTAAATTGGAGGGGTACTCCGAAGCTCTCATAGGATTCTTGATTCTGTCAATGCCGCTTCCATCAATCAATGTCGCCTCTTAGACCTTATCGCTGCCCGATCTGACGTAGAATGCCATGCCATTAATCCAATCCAGTTCCATTCTCCGGCCCCGGTAATCTCTCTTCCTCTCCCTATCACTTTCGGTACTCCGGTGCTCCGGTTATCGGGAGTAGGGCACGTCAAATGCTTCATTAATTCCCGCTTGCAGTCGGCTAAATGGAAAATCCTGACCCAATTAGAAATTCTCACGCAAAGAGGAGACTAAAAGCGAAGACATAGAAGAAAGAAAAACGAATCGAAAAGAAACGTCACGGTTAACAATTCCACGTATAATCGAACAAACAAAGAATTAAGCAAGAAGAAAACTTGCCATCGCCAccgccgtcgccgtcgccttCACATTTCTGCCTGTTTCTTCTTGGTTGgtgaaagaaaaagaaaagtgcAGGAAGCCAAATAAGCGTGGCAAAAAGAAAGCaagcgaaacgaaacgaaacccAACGAAACGAGCGAACGCGGCTCAGCACAATGGAACCGGCCCAAAAGAAGCTTACCAACTGGCCATCGAACAGCAGTGCCTCAGCCATTCTAAGTGGCCATAGTCCGTGGCAATAAAAATTCGGATGCGAGGTAGCCAAGTGGCAGCCAATTATAAAGGCAACGTGATTGGAGCCCCAAAACATGCCCGAGAACGAAAGAATCATTAAGATCTCCCGAAAGTAAGGAACAGAAATGAAAAGACCCCAGACCCACACAAAGCTTGCAGAAGAACTGTATTCTTCTAGGAAACATAGTGTTCTATTATCAGCTTTTtcaaaatgatttataaaagGCCAGAGTTATATTGTAGGTACCTAAATTTTACAAGAATGATGATCTTAAGTTCCTGTcttgaaaatgttattaaataatatagaaTAAAAACTCAAAATGTTGTATAATCTGTTTATAACACATTCTTTAACCTAGTTGAGCTCATCAATATTAATTCAGAAGAGATCTTGTAATAGACCCacataaaatttcaattcttCCCGTATACCCATGCGCATGGGCTACGATGGGCCTGCATTTCCGCGCCATAGAACCGGTTCTCGACCCACGAAAGTGCTCCAAACGGAAGTGAAGCACGGCTAGCATAGCGATGGAGCTGGAGAGAGGCAGATAAAGAACCGTCTTCGGGGCGAGAAGACTCGGCTGGAAGACTCCGAGTGCGACTTCGGCCGGAGCTTCGTCCAAATATAGGCCAAAAGAGAAACTAACGGTAAACGTTGTTTCTTCGGCGGATGCCGAGCGGATTGGATTGTCTGCGCAAGAAGCGACCACCGCCGCATCAGCCGCAGCATCCGAGGATTTGGGTTACATAAAAGGGCGCAAACGGAAAGTAGAAACCGAGAGAGGCGAGAAGTAAGCCCAGGGGCCCCGTGAAGTGGCCAAGATCACTCAAGCACTCGAAGCCCCaggcacacactcgcacgaTCGACGCACAAAACTTGTTGCGAAGAAAGTGAAACTTTTTTGTGGGCCCCAGTCTTCTGTCTTCTGTCCCCTGGCCCCTGCCCCTGGTCGTACCGCCTGCCTCTTCCCCGCCAGAAATCCCCTGGGCATACGAGTATCTCCGCGAAAAGGGGAGCGTGGAACTTGAGCGTGTCACGATCAAGCGCGTGGAGCAGCGCAGAAGGTTGAGGTTGTTTTGCAAGCCGACGCTGCCTgcgaattttttatattatttttatttttctgactTGTTGTGTTTACCTATTTGGCCAACCAACAGTTTTTGTTCGTATTCCTCCTCGTCTCTGACGCAGAGATTTCTTAACGAGCGCTCTTTTGGGTTGGGCTAGGTTATAATGCTGCCAAACCATTAAACGAATCGAATGGGGCTTGGGAATTGCTCAACCATCAGCGGACCGATGTCGATCTGATACCCTTGCCTTGACACAGAGTAGGCCAGTGAGTAATAGAGTTTCACGGAGGCAAGCCCCAGGCGACCCGAAATTAGAAAGTACTCCGTTGCAGCACCCGGGCATTCTTGCCATCCGATCGGAGGAAAACCAAACTATTTTTGATTACACACGAAGAAATTGTTAGTTACGTTTGcgagataaaaaaaaacaaactttggTTACTGagtataaaatttgtaatgaTTTTAAGTGACTTGATAAGAAGGTAtcctataaataaatatcaacaatattaaaagaaaagataCTTTATCTAAGGTCAAGCTCTGGTTACTGagtataaaatttgtaatgaTTTTAAGTGACTTGATAATAAGGTATCCCAAAAATAAAGATCAACAATATTAATATAAGGCATAAGCGGAAAcgatataaatacaaattcaagatagagatggagatggagagaTATCCccttaaaaagtttatattcCAACAGCAATATCTTCGGGcctggtttttattttctgagtAATCTGCAGAATCGAGTGATCAAACTTTTCTCAAGTGGCTGCCAGGCAAATCAAagcggccgccgccgccgaaaGAGCTTTTCCTAAGATCCGGCTTCGAAAATCTCACCTCTGCATCGGCAAGCAATTTTCTCTCGGGGAAAAACGCGCTGAAAGCCCGGGCAAGGCTGAAAAGCGGCTCTTGTGCGACTTCTTGGATGCAGCCATAGTCGTAGAGGCGGCCACAAAACAAGAAACCAACCGCAGCCAAAGTCAAGAAACGTTGGGAGAAATACCAAGAGCCGAATAACGAGCTACAAGATACGAAAGCCGACAGCCGACAGCCGAAGCCGAAACGAAAACTTGGCCCGAAGGGGCAGCGGAAAAAGTTAACGAGTAGAAATTacggtaaataaataaagaaagacGGCCAAGAGAAACAGGCGAACGCGAACGCGAACGTCGTCGTCATGAGCGAAAGTGAAATCTGCTAATGAATTCTTCAACGTTGAATAGTTTTCAGTCATTATGGTCGAGGGTACGTAGAGTACAGCCGTTGTATGTGGCGTATACTTGATGCTCGATGGCCACTCGACTGggcgagtgcgagtgtgtgtgcctcGAGAGCCATGTAACCGGGCAGGGGCAGCCGTTCCGCCAGTCCAGCGATCCATTGGCGGACCTGCGCATCTGCAGCTGGAATGGAGGTGGGAATGGCTGCACGGggagaaaaaatgttttacctATATGATATGATCCAATCCAATGAACCAATACCAACGTATGTCAGATAATCTTAATCTGATCTTATGTTATAATCCATTTAAATAGGATTTCAAACAGACTGatgtaaagttaaaaaaaaaattcgatCAGCAGTGGGTTTTGAACGCGGGACTTCAGTTGAACCATTCCCTCAAGATGTGTTCTtatgtttataatattaataccctaatattttcttaagatCCATTAAAGAATATTATTAGCAAGTATTAATAAAGCTGGAAAAAATTATGAGCGGTGAGCTTCGAACCCGGTCTTTTTTTATAACGTGCTATAAGTATgacattcaaaaataaataaataaaagaattaaaactAAATGTGAAGGGGTGTATATTTAGGTAacaagatatattttaatatattatttttttgttgattacatttttttgcgTGTATCAATCAAGCTATTACCACCGATTTGGCTCCAACTTGAGATGCAGCTTCGATTTTTGGCTCAGCGGGTAAAAGTAGCCAGATTCGCCATAGCAATTAACCACAAGGCACAGCACACAGTGCAGTGCTGCCGCAAATGGCCGGAGCAGGCATCGATGCCGATCCGCTGCCAGATGATTGCAGTGATTACCATTACCCGATTCCGACTGCCAGAGTCGGGTTCATTGAAACCTTGTGCAGTTTTCTATAATTCGCCACTGCTGCCGCCGTTATGGCCAGAGGTCTTTATCGATGGAGCGCGGCTTAAACTTGAATTGCATTGCTGAAATGCATTTGGCAGGTGGAAAGTGGCCGCCAGCCAGAGCAATGCCCCGCGATTTGTCTCCCCAATTGCAGCGTGCCAATCCATCATTCATTCTTGCTCAATTGCCCAATGCCCAAGTCGAACTTTAACTGACTTGTGTTATTTCTGTTTGCAGGGGAGGCGGAAAAAGTCAAATCATTGATCAGATTGCGGGCGGAACTCTCGCCCCTATTCACGGGCAAGCGAAATGCCTCCAAATATGCCTGGGCGTAAGTATTAGATCAGTAATCCCATTGCATAACCCACAATAACTCTCGATTTCTAATCCTCTCCAGCGTGGTGGAGCGGGAGCTCAAcgtgccgctgccgctgtcgAAGATCATCAAGAAGTGGAACAATCTGCTGCAGGAGTACAAGGCCATCAAGATGTCCGAGGAGCCCAAGAGGCGCGAGTGGCCCTTCTTCACCCTGATGGATGTGTACTTCAGCGACCAGGTGAACGATCCCTCGCTGCGTCTCTTCTCGTCCACAAAGACCTTGAAGGAAACCCTGGACGACAGCGTCTTCGAGGATGATCCAATCATAGCCTCGGCAATTGCGGCGGCCACCAGTGGAGCCTACATGGACATCGATGAGCTGATCCGGCGGCAGAAGGAGCGTGCCGCCCTGGCCGCCGAGCGGAAgctggccgccgccgccagcgGAGCCTCCGGGGACTACAAATTCGAGCTGAAGCCCATGCTCTCCAACAGCAagttcaacagcaacagcgacaTGGCCAAGCTCTCGAAGAGCGTCGATGATCTCTCCATGCAGCAGTACAAGCTCAAGCAGGAGCTGATGCGCCAGCgcgagcaggagcagcaggagaaCATGGTCAAGATCAAGCAGCACGcacgccagcagcaacagcagcagcaacatcaacagcagcagcagcaacatcagcaccagcagcagcaacaccaccaggcccagcagcagcgattCCTGGGCCACCAGCCGGCCCTGTCGCCTCATCCCCATCGCCTGTCGTCCTCGTCGACGCCGCCGGCCTTGCAGCACGctctgcaacagcagcagcagcacatgttgcagcagcagcatctgcagcaacagctgcaacaacagcagcagcagcatcagcagcaactgcagcagcagcagcagcaccaccaccaactcGCTCACCCCCACCAGCCGCCCACTCCGCGCCCCAGCTCGCCACCCACCACGGCGCAGCAGATCCACATCACGGCCACCCAGCACCAggccgcccagcagcagctccatcagcaccagcagcagcagcagccctcccacaagcagcagcagtcctACACGGATCCCAACACCATCGACCAGTACCTGCTGTCGTGGAACAACTTCCATGGGAACATGTGCCGCGGCTTCCACTCCCTGCAGAAGGACGAGAAGATGGTGGACGTGACCATCGCAGCCGGCGGCAAGATATTCAAGGCCCACAAACTGGTAAACTATTGGATCAGCCCCCGAACTCCCGCACTCATGCTTCGCATCCTTGCTTCTCTCTTCTCCTCTTTCCTTGCAGGTCCTTTCCGTTTGCAGTCCCTACTTCCAGCAGATCTTCCTGGAGAACCCATCGAGTCACCCCATCCTGCTGATGGCCGACGTGGAGGCCAGCCACATGGCCGGTCTGCTGGACTTCATGTACAGCGGCCAGGTGAACGTCAAGTACGAGGACCTGCCCGTCTTCCTCAAGGTGGCCGAGGCCATGAAAATCAAGGGGCTGCACACAGAGGTGGGTCTTCGTCTAGTTTAAGTACCAACAGCGAGAGACACTCCTTGAAAGAAAGGAGTGTAGCTGGGAGTTTAAGTAAATGGCACCTcaaattgattttatgatgGATGAAGTTCAAACGAGTGGTCTAGAAAAAACTTTATTGGATTTAAtcttttatagattttttcgCCATTAGATTAGGAAGTTTTAATAACTAAATAACCTACTAAATGTAGTTAGTAAAGAAATGGCAACGAGGGGAAAAATGGCAACAGATTTTATGAAAGTAAGGCTCtctaaagaagattttaatggTATTTAATATCACAATTTATCAtacaaatatcaaaatttaaacaacaaaaaaattatatgacAATAGCAATGATATAATacgataattaaaaaagtattttctgGGGAACTagctaaaaataattaaaaagtaacttataaaaatgttgtacGTATTTTTTCTAAGTGCCATCGTTGACTTTCACTTGCAGAAGAACCTGGACAGCGATGCCAGCGATATTAGCTCGCCCCACGAGAGCGACGGCACCGAGTGCCGCTACGAGCGCGGAACGCACAGTGTGAACATCACCAGCGGCCATGCCGCCGGCTATGGTGGCGGACCGCCCCCGCAGCAGCCCTCGCCGTCGCCCTCGCTCA is a window of Drosophila biarmipes strain raj3 chromosome 3R, RU_DBia_V1.1, whole genome shotgun sequence DNA encoding:
- the LOC108026431 gene encoding myb-like protein I, with the protein product MAANEIMTPTVNANCQYSTRYCWEAEKVKSLIRLRAELSPLFTGKRNASKYAWAVVERELNVPLPLSKIIKKWNNLLQEYKAIKMSEEPKRREWPFFTLMDVYFSDQVNDPSLRLFSSTKTLKETLDDSVFEDDPIIASAIAAATSGAYMDIDELIRRQKERAALAAERKLAAAASGASGDYKFELKPMLSNSKFNSNSDMAKLSKSVDDLSMQQYKLKQELMRQREQEQQENMVKIKQHARQQQQQQQHQQQQQQHQHQQQQHHQAQQQRFLGHQPALSPHPHRLSSSSTPPALQHALQQQQQHMLQQQHLQQQLQQQQQQHQQQLQQQQQHHHQLAHPHQPPTPRPSSPPTTAQQIHITATQHQAAQQQLHQHQQQQQPSHKQQQSYTDPNTIDQYLLSWNNFHGNMCRGFHSLQKDEKMVDVTIAAGGKIFKAHKLVLSVCSPYFQQIFLENPSSHPILLMADVEASHMAGLLDFMYSGQVNVKYEDLPVFLKVAEAMKIKGLHTEKNLDSDASDISSPHESDGTECRYERGTHSVNITSGHAAGYGGGPPPQQPSPSPSLNGPNRCPTPLSSGGSGNPNYSSFRDHIKSKATLAETFMKNLNRNNNNNSSSNNYNHLGGSNGSLNLSEAESNSFAILQANSKKMLDSARKQHKYLAKRKILMHYNSELGGEKRLKEMGERDRYPSAEQHDDALNNNHSHAQDNIMEPIITTIVPQTPPPSTHNNNFKIRLVESHHLTNNNQNPSQNQSNNNSSPQSGNNNCHNDDNDEEALNLVQIPNANGSRNREQTPTCATPTPDIQLIKREVETELPPAEIAHNNNGHADEELTGAGYDRKYDDNNNNRGSDMETDSNNNNSKPGSDNNNGIALALGKHKLLSAINRSLEQDLERERERDQDQETDHGGNNCSNDDNNNHSPHLDLSTIKNIATAEILCGLKSKVLKLEEEQREREREREREREACRSLSEIKNAE